Genomic window (Heliomicrobium gestii):
ACGCGATTCAGGTCGTCGACTTCGTCAATGGCAGCGACACGGCGATCCCCCTGGCCGGCCCGGCGAACAAACAGGGCCGCATCGCCGCCGACAACATCTGCGGCATCGACAGCCGCTTCCGGGGCTCCCAGGGCACATCGATCATCAAGATCTTCGGCCTGACCGGGGCGGTCACCGGCAACAATGAGCGCACCCTCCGCCGCCTCGGCAGGGCCTACCGCGTCGTCCACATCCATCCCAACTCCCACGCCTCCTACTACCCCGGCGCGACGCCGATCACGCTGAAGGTGATCTTCGATGAAACGGGAAAGGTGCTGGGCGCCCAGGCCTTCGGCTACGATGGCGTCGACAAGCGCATCGACGTGATCGCCACGGTCATCCGCATGGGCGGAACCATCGACGACCTCAAGGAACTGGAACTCTCCTATGCGCCCCCCTACTCGTCGGCGAAAGACCCTGTCAACATGGCCGGTTTTCTCGCCGAAAACGTCCTGGCCGGGCGGGCGGAGCTCGTGGTCAGCGGCGACATCGACCAGATGGACCGGGAAAGGACCGTCTTGCTCGACGTGCGCACCGATCTGGAGTTCGAGAACGGCAGCCTCCCCGGCGCGATCCACATCCCCCTTGACGAGTTGCGGCAGCGCCTGGGCGAACTGGATCAGAGCAAGGAATACTGGGTCTACTGCAAAGTCGGCTTCCGGGGGTACCTGGCCGAGCGGATTTTGGTTCAGCGCGGGTTTCGGGCGAAAAACCTCTCCGGCGGGTATGCCTCTTACGAGATCGCCCGCTACAAGGTCGGCGAGGCGGGAAGGGCCGCCGGCGCGCAGCGGCAGTCGCTGCAAGGCGGTTGCTGCGGATCTGGTGACACCGGTCGTGGCAGCCGTAACGACGGCAACGACAGTGATACCGGAGGAGACAGTTGCTGCGCGGCGACGGTAGCGGCATCGGCCAGGGGCATTGCCTTCACGGATCACGATCGCAAACTGGATGCCTGCGGCCTCTGCTGCCCCGGACCGCTCCTACAGGTGAAAAAGAGCGTCGACGAGATGGCGGCGGGACAACGCCTCTATGTGGAAGCCTCCGACCCCGGCTTTTACAAAGACATCGAAGCCTGGTGCCGGCGCACCGGCAACGGGCTGCTCAACCTCGCTAAAGATGGCGGACGCATCAAAGCCTTGATCCAAAAGGGGGACGCCTCGGCGGAAGTCAGCGCGACTGCCCCCGTGAGTGGCGCGATGGCGCCCCTGAAAGACAACAAGACGATCGTCGTCTTCAGCGGCGATCTGGACAAGGCCATCGCGTCCTTCATCATCGCCAACGGCGCCGCCTCCATGGGCAAAAAGGTGACCCTCTTCTTCACCTTCTGGGGCCTTAACATCCTGAAAAAAGAAAATCCCCCGTCGGTGACGAAAGGCATCATGGACAACCTCTTCTCCATGATGATGCCGAGCCACAGCAAAAAACTGCCCCTCTCCAAGATGAACATGCTGGGCATGGGCGCAAAGATGATCCGCATGGTCATGCGAGACAAAAACGTCCAATCCCTGGAAGACCTGATCCAGGCCGCCCTGGATCAGGGGATTGAACTGGTGGCCTGCCAGATGTCCATGGACGTGATGGGCGTCAAGGCGGAGGAACTGATCGATGGCGTCAAGATCGGCGGCGTCGGTTACTATCTGGGTGAGGCGGAGGAGTCGAACGTAAACCTGTTTATTTGATCAGGCGGCTTGGCTTTTCCCCGGAACGATGAAACAAGCCCAAAAGGCCGCTCGCCGGGCGGCGCCTTTTGGGCTTGTTTGCTTTGTCTTCAAAGATGCAGCGCATACACACAGGCAACAGTGTCGCCATGTTTCGAAAATCCCCACTCCCGCTGTTTCAGAAAATTAGATCATTCAACGACAGCCTTGACGCGGTATCTTCCTGTGTCTATATTAACATTGTGAATATAAACATCGATAATACTCGCAACAGACACCTTTCCTCCACACAGGCCTTGGGGCCTGGGATTGTCAACGCTCGACTGAACCGCCTGCACAAGAAGGGAGTATCGCCTTGAAAGGCCAAGACGTGATCCTGGGCATCCTCCTCGATGGGCCCATGTCCGGCTATGACATCAAGCAGTATTTTGAAAAATACCTGCCCGACATGTTCGTGGCCTCCTTCGGCACCATCTACCCCACACTCAACCGGATGGAGAAGGAGGGGTACATCGAGAAAGAGATCATCGTCCAGGAAGGAAAACCGAACAAGCACCTCTACCGCGTCACCACACAGGGGAAAGAAGCCTTCCATGCCTACATACAGAGCCCTATCGAACCGAAAACGATCAAGTATGATTTTATGATGCGCCTGGTTTTCGGCAAACATGCCTCGGAAGGTCAGATCCTGAACTGGCTCCACCAAGAGTTGGCCCAGTTGAAATCCGATCTGGAGAAATTAAAGGGCCTGGAACAGGAGCCCTGTCTCTGCCACGGCGAAGACCTGGCGCTGCGGCTCGGATTGGCGATCCAACAAGCCGGCGTCACCGAACTGGAGACCATCATCGCCGAATTCGCTTCTGCGCCGGAACCGCCCGATACAATCGACACAGATGCGGACATAAGGAAGGGGACATCATGCTAAAACGTCACATGGTCAGCTCTGCCGCCCTCATCCTATCGGCCTCCCTGCTGCTGACGGCTTGTGGAAAAACAGAACCGCAGAGCGAAGCCCGCAGTGTCGAGGTCATGACGGTGACCAGAAGCAACCAGCAACTGGACAACGAATTTTCGGGCACCCTGCAAGGCCTGGAGGAGGCCACCTTATCCTTTGAGGTGGGCGGTCGCATCGCCGCGACACTGGCGAAAGAAGGCGACACCCTCCCTGCCGGCGGCATCCTGGCCCAGATCGATCCCTCCGACTACGCCCTCGAATTGGACGCCGCCGCGGCGGCAACGGCCCAATCGGGCGCCAGCCTGCGGCAGGTGGAAAACGGCGCCACATCCTACGAAGTCACACAGGCCCAGGCGACGATGGAAAAAGCCCGCGCCAATGTGGAGCGATTGCGCTCCGATATGGAACGCTACAAGGCCCTCTATGAGGGCGGCGCTCTCTCCAAGAAGGACTACGAAGGCGCCCAAACCCAGTTGACCGTCGCCGAGAATGATTTTACATACGCCGATCAGGTCTATCAAAACGTCCTCCACGGCGCCCGCGCGGAAGTCAAGGATCAGACCCAAGCGATCTATGACCAGACCCTGTCGCGCCAGAAAAAAGCCGCCCTGGCCCTGGACAAGACGCGGTTGAAAGCCCCCTTCGCCGGCACGGTGATCGCCAAACTGAACAGTACCGGGCAACTGGTCGGCGCCGGAACGGCCATCTACAAGCTCGCCGCCATCGACACCCTGAAGGTGGTCATCCCCGTGCCGGACCGGGAGATCGCCAACTGGCAAAAGGGCGGCGCCGTCACCATCGAACTGTACGGCCAAAAACGGGACGGCCAGGTCAAGTACGTCTACCCCGCCGCCAATCAAAGCACGGGAACGGTGGGCGTCGAGATCTGGATCGACAACCCGAACCATGATTGGCTGTCCGGTCAGGTCGTCCGCGTCCACCATGTGACCAAGGTGAAAGAGGGACTCTGGGCGCCGGTGCAGGCCGTCGTCCGCCGCGGTCAAGACAAACCCTTTGTCTTTGTCCTGCAAGAAGGTCATGCCGTTAAGCGCGCCGTCGACATCGGCGAACTGATCAACAACCACCTGGAGATCCAATCGGGCGTTCAACCGGGTGAACAGATCATCACCAGCAGCGTCGAGCGCCTCTTTGACGGCGACGCCGTCGCCCCCCTCGCCGCCCCGGCGTCCAGCGCCGGGCAAAACGCCGCCGCCTCTGCAACACCCGCCAGCCCCGCAACCGCCCCCTCGACTGGCGGAGGCCCGGACAAATGATCGAGTACATCATCAAAAAGCGCAAAATCACGCTGCTCTTTTTCGTCATGATCACCCTGCTGGGGCTCTTCAGCTTTATGGGATTGCCCAAGCAGGAGCAGCCAGACATCGTCGTCCGCACCGCCTCTGTGACGACGGTCTATCCCGGCGCCATGCCGTCGAAAGTGGAGCAGGCGGTGACCCGCAAGATCGAGGAGCAGATCAAAGAGATCCACGGGTTGAAATCGATCACCTCCACCTCCAGCCTGGGCGTCTCGTCGATCATCATCGAGTGCAACGATGACATCGAGCCCGAGGGCCGCTGGGAAGAGTTGCGGAAGAAAGTCAAGGATGCGGAAAAAGACCTTCCCGACGACTGCAAAAAGCCCATCGTCAACGATAACCTGAACCGCACCTTCATCATCACCTTCAACATCTCCGCCGACCGTCATGAAGACCTCTACTCCCTGCGCGACATGATCCAGACGTGGAAAGACCAGTTGCGGACGATTCCTCATGTATCGAATGTGACTGTCACCGGCCTGCCTGACGAGGAAGTCCGCGTCACCGTGGACAGCCAAAAGCTGCGCAACTTCGGCTTGGCCTGGGGGCAGGTCTTAAACGCCGTCAAACAGTTGAACGAAAAAGCCCCCCTCGGCGATATCGAGGGAGACCAGCGCACCTATGAACTGGCCTTGCGGGATGTGAAGGATGTGGCTGAGTTCAGCCGCTCCCTCATCGCCCGGACGCCCGATGGGACGCCCATCTATCTGAAAGACATCGGCAAGGTGGAACTGACGACAAAACCGGTCGAGGTGCTCGCCTATCACAACGGCCGCCCGGCCATCAGCATCAGCGTCAGCCCCGAAACCGGCAGCGACATCCCATCGGTTCAGAGAAACATCGACAAATCCCTGGACTACCTGAAAACAACCCTGCCCAACTGGGCGACGTTGGAACTCGTCTACGAGCAAAACGAGC
Coding sequences:
- a CDS encoding efflux RND transporter periplasmic adaptor subunit, which translates into the protein MLKRHMVSSAALILSASLLLTACGKTEPQSEARSVEVMTVTRSNQQLDNEFSGTLQGLEEATLSFEVGGRIAATLAKEGDTLPAGGILAQIDPSDYALELDAAAAATAQSGASLRQVENGATSYEVTQAQATMEKARANVERLRSDMERYKALYEGGALSKKDYEGAQTQLTVAENDFTYADQVYQNVLHGARAEVKDQTQAIYDQTLSRQKKAALALDKTRLKAPFAGTVIAKLNSTGQLVGAGTAIYKLAAIDTLKVVIPVPDREIANWQKGGAVTIELYGQKRDGQVKYVYPAANQSTGTVGVEIWIDNPNHDWLSGQVVRVHHVTKVKEGLWAPVQAVVRRGQDKPFVFVLQEGHAVKRAVDIGELINNHLEIQSGVQPGEQIITSSVERLFDGDAVAPLAAPASSAGQNAAASATPASPATAPSTGGGPDK
- a CDS encoding PadR family transcriptional regulator, which codes for MKGQDVILGILLDGPMSGYDIKQYFEKYLPDMFVASFGTIYPTLNRMEKEGYIEKEIIVQEGKPNKHLYRVTTQGKEAFHAYIQSPIEPKTIKYDFMMRLVFGKHASEGQILNWLHQELAQLKSDLEKLKGLEQEPCLCHGEDLALRLGLAIQQAGVTELETIIAEFASAPEPPDTIDTDADIRKGTSC
- a CDS encoding DsrE/DsrF/DrsH-like family protein; translated protein: MSKKVVIVGGVAGGASTAARLRRLDEQAEIILFERDGYISFANCGLPYYVGETIVDRSNLILQTPEMMQQRFNIDARLHSDVIAIDATQKRVTVKSADRGVYEETYDALVLSPGAKPFVPPIPGVQSERIFTVRNIPDTDRIKAVVDERQVDAAIVIGGGFIGVEMAENLVERGIAVTLVEAAPHILPPFDDDMVTLAEKELADQGVRVIVGDGVTGFAEIPERGEIAVTLQSGARLTGGMVILAIGVKPDVDFLKDSGLQLGPRGHIIVNDRMETNLDSVYAVGDAIQVVDFVNGSDTAIPLAGPANKQGRIAADNICGIDSRFRGSQGTSIIKIFGLTGAVTGNNERTLRRLGRAYRVVHIHPNSHASYYPGATPITLKVIFDETGKVLGAQAFGYDGVDKRIDVIATVIRMGGTIDDLKELELSYAPPYSSAKDPVNMAGFLAENVLAGRAELVVSGDIDQMDRERTVLLDVRTDLEFENGSLPGAIHIPLDELRQRLGELDQSKEYWVYCKVGFRGYLAERILVQRGFRAKNLSGGYASYEIARYKVGEAGRAAGAQRQSLQGGCCGSGDTGRGSRNDGNDSDTGGDSCCAATVAASARGIAFTDHDRKLDACGLCCPGPLLQVKKSVDEMAAGQRLYVEASDPGFYKDIEAWCRRTGNGLLNLAKDGGRIKALIQKGDASAEVSATAPVSGAMAPLKDNKTIVVFSGDLDKAIASFIIANGAASMGKKVTLFFTFWGLNILKKENPPSVTKGIMDNLFSMMMPSHSKKLPLSKMNMLGMGAKMIRMVMRDKNVQSLEDLIQAALDQGIELVACQMSMDVMGVKAEELIDGVKIGGVGYYLGEAEESNVNLFI